One window of the Leptospira koniambonensis genome contains the following:
- a CDS encoding SDR family oxidoreductase → MGEFFKDKVVWITGASSGIGESLVKEAARRGATLVLSSRREKELKRVRKENGLTDSNSMILPLDLEDYKKLGKVPAQVIKTFGKIDVLINNGGISQRSMAHETSLDTYETLMKVNYFGNIALTLAVLPHMRERKQGWVSTIASVAGLIGVPLRTGYSSTKFALTGFYEALRAENTKENLKVTLVYPGFVKTNISHNALKGDGSPQKKMDKVIENGIDADECARKILDAIENEDLQVIIAGGKEKFGLFLRHYFPKFFAKFLSKTAVT, encoded by the coding sequence ATGGGAGAATTTTTCAAAGACAAAGTTGTATGGATTACCGGAGCTTCTTCTGGGATCGGCGAGTCTTTAGTAAAAGAAGCCGCAAGAAGAGGAGCAACATTAGTTCTTTCTTCCAGAAGAGAAAAAGAACTCAAAAGAGTTCGTAAAGAAAACGGACTAACAGATTCAAACAGCATGATCCTTCCTTTGGATCTAGAAGATTATAAAAAGTTAGGAAAAGTTCCCGCACAAGTGATCAAAACTTTCGGAAAAATTGATGTTCTCATCAATAACGGTGGGATCAGCCAACGTTCTATGGCTCACGAAACTTCTCTTGATACTTATGAAACTTTGATGAAGGTAAACTACTTCGGTAATATTGCTTTAACTCTTGCAGTACTTCCTCATATGAGAGAAAGGAAACAAGGTTGGGTTTCCACAATTGCGAGTGTTGCAGGACTTATCGGAGTTCCATTAAGAACTGGATATTCTTCTACCAAATTTGCATTAACCGGCTTTTATGAAGCTCTTAGAGCAGAAAATACAAAAGAAAATTTGAAAGTCACATTAGTTTATCCTGGTTTTGTGAAGACCAATATTTCGCATAACGCACTTAAAGGAGATGGATCTCCTCAAAAGAAAATGGACAAAGTGATCGAGAACGGGATCGACGCGGATGAATGTGCTCGCAAAATTCTGGATGCGATCGAGAACGAAGATCTACAAGTGATCATTGCAGGCGGAAAAGAGAAATTCGGTCTATTCTTAAGACATTATTTCCCTAAGTTTTTCGCGAAGTTCTTATCTAAGACTGCAGTTACCTGA
- a CDS encoding SDR family NAD(P)-dependent oxidoreductase: MSRLSEKNILITGASGGFGKELTKQLLKKGANLVLTDMKAPETKAEFYLENSKPVPGKILGSFAADLSNESGCEKAYKEAIKIQPKIDILVNNAGLAFGGRLLDVPMDKWKLILDVNLYAPIYLSRLFLPAMLERKYGQIVNLSSCAGITAPGELVYYSVSKFGIRALGEALDSGYRHQGIYTTNVYPFFANTNILHSQQFGTDKPKVVPSLIVDSPQMVVRAIVRGIEKRKMHVFPGFTAKLLRFLTRLSPGFLRGMERLGQKFS, from the coding sequence ATGAGCAGACTAAGCGAGAAAAACATTTTAATCACCGGAGCAAGCGGTGGTTTCGGTAAAGAATTAACCAAACAACTCTTAAAGAAAGGCGCCAATCTTGTGCTTACTGATATGAAAGCACCTGAAACCAAGGCAGAATTCTATTTAGAAAATTCTAAACCAGTTCCAGGCAAAATACTTGGAAGTTTTGCAGCGGACTTAAGTAACGAATCAGGTTGCGAAAAAGCTTATAAAGAAGCGATCAAGATCCAACCTAAGATTGATATTCTTGTTAATAACGCAGGTTTAGCATTCGGTGGAAGATTACTGGATGTTCCAATGGACAAATGGAAATTGATTTTGGATGTAAACCTATACGCTCCAATTTATCTTTCTCGTTTATTCTTGCCTGCAATGTTAGAAAGAAAATACGGACAGATCGTAAATTTATCTTCTTGCGCAGGGATTACAGCTCCAGGTGAGTTAGTATATTATTCTGTTTCCAAATTCGGGATCAGAGCCTTGGGAGAAGCATTGGATTCAGGTTATAGACACCAAGGAATATATACAACTAACGTATATCCTTTCTTCGCGAACACAAACATACTACATTCTCAACAATTCGGAACAGATAAACCTAAAGTAGTTCCTTCTTTGATCGTAGACAGTCCTCAGATGGTGGTTAGAGCCATAGTAAGAGGGATTGAAAAAAGAAAGATGCATGTATTCCCAGGATTCACTGCGAAATTATTGCGCTTCCTGACAAGACTGTCTCCTGGTTTCTTAAGAGGAATGGAAAGACTGGGACAAAAATTTTCTTAA
- a CDS encoding mechanosensitive ion channel family protein, whose protein sequence is MDSILGSNWLLGVISVISGILLGYLFGGFIVPRLAKTLTKDKLDTNHPLYTALLSFVRFSFFIFGLYTALRFLKLDAASDEKISLYLKVFGILVFTFSFARVGSGAFTLYSSKTEGLLPSASILNNIVRILILLTGGLVALQTLGISVTPALTALGVGGLAFALGLQETLSNLFAGLGVLLGKKVSVGDYISLETGEEGLVEDINWRTTSLKKRNGSTIIIPNAKMSKTTYTNYSLTNTGLWTELEISIPKEGNIEILESILVQAANFSLTQIYGKSGYNESKISFRYVSFGQSNIDLVVHLPLKNIDDSGQIKSIFIKSLHSQFRSEGIDNISAKAVK, encoded by the coding sequence ATGGACTCAATTTTAGGTTCTAATTGGTTGTTAGGAGTAATTTCGGTTATTTCCGGAATTCTTTTGGGTTATCTTTTCGGCGGCTTCATAGTTCCCAGGCTCGCAAAAACTCTCACAAAAGATAAGTTAGACACGAACCATCCTCTTTACACAGCACTTCTCTCATTCGTTAGATTTTCCTTTTTTATTTTTGGATTATATACCGCTCTTAGATTCTTAAAATTAGATGCAGCATCGGATGAAAAAATTTCTCTCTATCTAAAAGTATTCGGGATCTTGGTATTCACATTTTCCTTTGCAAGAGTTGGTTCCGGAGCTTTTACTTTATATTCTTCAAAGACAGAAGGCCTTCTTCCCTCCGCATCTATATTAAATAATATAGTTAGAATTTTGATCTTACTCACTGGAGGTTTGGTTGCATTACAAACTTTAGGCATCTCCGTTACTCCTGCTTTGACTGCATTAGGAGTTGGTGGTCTTGCATTCGCATTAGGTTTGCAAGAAACTCTTTCCAATTTGTTTGCAGGACTTGGAGTTTTACTAGGTAAAAAAGTCTCCGTAGGAGATTATATTTCTTTGGAAACAGGGGAAGAAGGTTTGGTAGAAGATATCAACTGGAGAACCACTTCTCTCAAAAAAAGAAATGGAAGTACGATCATCATCCCGAACGCGAAGATGTCCAAGACTACTTATACAAATTATAGTCTTACAAACACAGGACTTTGGACTGAATTAGAGATCAGTATTCCTAAAGAAGGAAATATAGAGATATTAGAATCTATCCTTGTTCAGGCAGCAAATTTTTCCTTAACTCAAATTTATGGAAAAAGTGGTTATAACGAATCCAAAATTTCGTTTCGTTATGTTTCTTTCGGACAATCTAATATCGATTTGGTGGTTCACCTTCCTTTAAAAAACATAGATGACTCAGGACAAATTAAATCCATATTCATAAAATCCTTGCATTCTCAATTTAGATCAGAAGGAATCGATAACATATCCGCGAAAGCAGTAAAATAA
- a CDS encoding alpha/beta fold hydrolase, which yields MAATQLENGVKKEKTEVFKETFVHNGDVSLYVKYNHTAKERPNRPTVLFVHGYPDDHRVWSYQMESLKEDYNVAALDLRGSGKSDKPKKQKAYNVRRIFEDLESVIRFVGNDKPVHLVAHDWGSLISWAFVADEQKSVWAKSYTAMGGPHPVLGRRSAFQMALSGNPISFYKALSQLKRSWYILYFQIPFLPEWIWRTFSKFFWKYTMNTGGVPKNDTLRNKSKEEIVATTVSNVNLYRELLRGEKYPEPKHIKAPVQVLIPLKDFAIRPELYRLHERICDSYKEYTYDSNHWIQRTMPDMVSEKIREFVWEIG from the coding sequence ATGGCGGCTACCCAACTGGAAAACGGAGTGAAAAAAGAAAAGACAGAAGTTTTTAAAGAAACCTTTGTCCATAACGGCGATGTTTCTTTGTATGTGAAGTATAATCATACAGCGAAAGAAAGGCCTAACAGACCCACAGTCTTATTCGTTCACGGATATCCTGACGATCATAGGGTCTGGTCCTACCAGATGGAATCCTTAAAAGAGGATTATAATGTGGCCGCTTTGGATTTAAGAGGCTCCGGAAAATCAGATAAGCCTAAAAAACAAAAGGCATATAATGTTCGTAGAATATTCGAAGATCTTGAATCAGTGATCCGGTTTGTAGGAAATGATAAGCCTGTACATCTTGTTGCTCATGATTGGGGATCTCTCATCAGTTGGGCATTCGTTGCGGACGAACAAAAATCAGTTTGGGCAAAATCTTATACAGCTATGGGCGGACCTCATCCTGTGCTTGGGCGCAGGAGTGCTTTTCAAATGGCTCTATCTGGAAATCCGATCTCCTTCTACAAAGCACTTTCTCAGCTCAAAAGATCTTGGTACATTCTATATTTCCAAATTCCTTTTCTGCCGGAATGGATCTGGAGAACTTTTAGCAAATTTTTCTGGAAGTATACAATGAATACAGGAGGAGTTCCTAAGAATGATACTCTTAGAAATAAATCCAAAGAAGAGATTGTTGCTACAACAGTTTCCAATGTGAATTTGTATAGAGAATTGCTTCGAGGGGAGAAGTATCCGGAACCGAAACATATCAAAGCTCCTGTCCAGGTTCTAATACCACTTAAAGATTTTGCGATCCGACCGGAGTTATACAGACTTCATGAAAGGATCTGCGATTCTTATAAAGAATATACATATGATAGCAATCATTGGATTCAAAGAACAATGCCAGACATGGTAAGTGAGAAGATCAGGGAGTTTGTTTGGGAAATCGGCTGA
- a CDS encoding M24 family metallopeptidase: MSRETYPKEELESYRKVQALAYEAVESVRKELYPGITEKEAARKIDDYIRNAGGTSFFHYGFAWFGDRTAFRGFKRPLSLNYLRKGEGLLPHFGGKFQPSNRRLEEGMAVILDVAPTFAGRAADVGYAFSFGKNPEHDKALANLEEYRELILRRVLEERTLSEIYLEVDARIRASGYVNCHSIYPQGVLGHKVGRLPAYNFPGGRVNGFPFQTFAYLFPQMIKDLIPGVSGHSPLWGEASDFRAEPGLWAVEPHIGKIYSGSKESESFGAKWEEILVVTDSTAYWLDEELPHVRLWKEKKKSKSSKPSASAKKQKEKVPA, translated from the coding sequence ATGTCCCGAGAAACATATCCTAAAGAAGAACTAGAATCCTACCGCAAAGTGCAAGCCTTGGCTTACGAAGCGGTGGAATCCGTACGCAAGGAATTATACCCAGGGATCACCGAAAAAGAAGCAGCTCGCAAAATTGACGATTATATCCGAAACGCAGGCGGCACTTCCTTCTTTCATTATGGCTTCGCATGGTTCGGAGATAGGACAGCATTTAGAGGATTCAAACGTCCACTCTCTCTCAACTATTTAAGAAAGGGAGAAGGTTTACTCCCACACTTCGGAGGAAAGTTCCAACCTTCTAACCGTAGATTAGAAGAAGGTATGGCTGTGATTTTAGACGTAGCTCCTACGTTTGCAGGAAGAGCGGCAGATGTTGGTTACGCGTTTTCGTTCGGAAAAAATCCGGAACACGACAAGGCGCTCGCAAATTTAGAAGAATACAGAGAATTAATTTTAAGAAGAGTTTTAGAAGAAAGAACCTTATCCGAAATTTATTTGGAAGTAGATGCAAGGATACGTGCATCCGGATACGTTAACTGTCATTCCATTTATCCTCAGGGAGTTTTGGGTCATAAGGTAGGAAGACTCCCAGCTTATAATTTTCCAGGTGGAAGAGTGAATGGATTTCCATTCCAAACATTCGCATACTTATTCCCTCAAATGATAAAAGATCTGATCCCTGGAGTCTCTGGACATTCTCCATTATGGGGAGAAGCTTCCGATTTCAGAGCAGAACCAGGACTATGGGCAGTAGAACCTCATATTGGTAAGATATATTCTGGTTCAAAGGAATCAGAATCCTTCGGAGCAAAATGGGAAGAGATCCTAGTAGTTACAGATTCCACTGCTTATTGGTTGGATGAGGAACTCCCTCATGTTCGTCTTTGGAAGGAAAAGAAAAAATCTAAGTCCTCCAAGCCGTCCGCAAGTGCTAAAAAGCAGAAAGAAAAAGTCCCGGCTTAG
- a CDS encoding class I SAM-dependent methyltransferase, whose product MKHLEMFSNRLARMSKHWKKWARRRGITCFRIYDRDIPQVPIVIDLYENFCLVSEYLNSYPMSDEERESERNTIRNFIIEILQLSPENLFWKTRERKKGNLQYEKLDTQEKSIEANEGGLKFKVNLSDYLDSGLFLDHRTTRDLFRKEASGKNVLNLYSYTGAFSVYAADGGAEKITSVDLSQKYLDWSKENFELNGFSYEEHEFIREDITEWLKRERTNSNRILYDLIIVDPPTFSNSKKMKDIFDVQRDYSFLLNSIFRDFSAPGAVLFFSTNFRKFKLEADDILWEDIQDITKQTHPEDFRNEKIRFVWKMRK is encoded by the coding sequence ATGAAACATTTAGAAATGTTCTCCAATCGCCTGGCCAGGATGTCCAAACACTGGAAAAAATGGGCGAGAAGAAGGGGGATTACTTGCTTTAGGATTTATGATCGCGACATTCCCCAGGTCCCGATCGTAATAGATCTATACGAAAATTTTTGCCTGGTCTCTGAATACTTAAATTCTTATCCGATGTCCGACGAAGAAAGAGAATCGGAAAGAAATACAATCCGAAACTTTATAATCGAAATCCTTCAACTTTCTCCAGAAAATTTATTTTGGAAAACGAGAGAACGTAAGAAAGGAAATCTACAATACGAGAAATTGGATACCCAAGAGAAATCCATTGAAGCAAATGAAGGTGGATTGAAGTTTAAAGTAAATTTAAGTGATTATTTAGATTCAGGTCTTTTTTTGGATCACCGGACTACTCGAGATCTTTTTAGAAAAGAAGCCTCTGGGAAGAATGTTCTAAATTTATATTCCTATACCGGGGCTTTCTCTGTTTATGCAGCTGACGGTGGCGCAGAAAAAATTACGAGCGTGGACCTTTCTCAGAAATACTTGGACTGGTCTAAGGAAAATTTCGAACTAAACGGATTCTCTTACGAAGAGCATGAGTTTATTCGAGAAGATATTACAGAGTGGCTAAAGAGAGAAAGGACAAACTCTAACAGAATACTGTATGATCTTATTATAGTAGATCCTCCTACATTTTCTAACAGCAAGAAGATGAAGGATATTTTTGATGTGCAAAGAGATTATTCTTTCCTGCTAAATTCTATCTTTAGAGATTTTTCTGCGCCAGGTGCGGTTCTCTTTTTCTCTACAAATTTTAGAAAATTCAAGTTAGAAGCTGATGATATCCTTTGGGAAGATATCCAAGATATTACTAAACAAACTCATCCGGAAGATTTTCGAAATGAGAAGATCCGATTTGTTTGGAAAATGAGAAAGTGA
- a CDS encoding metal-dependent hydrolase, translating to MSSEILQDKDFHFYPVRKPKFEFSENGTSKHWMDGSAYKTHILNTWTLFFPDGERFFIRSIQKFLPNIKDPRVLRNAKAFMGQEAQHAGEHKKTWKILEDQGFKIKAFTDFVNSFFVNFVEKILSAKSCLAATAGAEHYTSLVATIGLQIKALDQAESEMKRLWEWHAAEEIEHKSAAYDVFLDISGNYFRRMITFLGVTIVFWAATFIGAEILLWQEGLTFKWKTRKDAFRFIFIDEKVFFHATGAFFRYFRPGFHPEQEDNLELSRMIFESPEHKY from the coding sequence ATGAGCAGCGAAATATTACAGGATAAGGATTTTCATTTTTATCCTGTCAGAAAACCTAAATTCGAATTTAGCGAAAACGGTACAAGTAAACATTGGATGGACGGTTCTGCATATAAAACCCATATTCTGAATACCTGGACCTTATTCTTTCCGGATGGAGAAAGATTTTTTATCAGAAGTATCCAGAAATTCCTGCCAAATATAAAAGATCCAAGAGTTCTTAGAAACGCTAAGGCGTTTATGGGCCAAGAAGCCCAGCATGCGGGAGAACACAAAAAAACCTGGAAAATCCTAGAAGACCAGGGCTTTAAGATCAAGGCATTCACTGATTTCGTGAATTCATTCTTCGTGAATTTTGTGGAAAAAATATTATCAGCTAAGTCTTGTTTGGCGGCAACTGCAGGTGCAGAACATTATACTTCTCTTGTAGCTACTATCGGTCTGCAAATCAAGGCCTTAGACCAAGCAGAATCAGAAATGAAACGTCTTTGGGAATGGCATGCCGCAGAAGAGATAGAACATAAATCTGCGGCTTATGATGTATTCTTAGATATCAGCGGAAATTATTTCAGAAGAATGATCACTTTCCTTGGAGTAACCATCGTATTCTGGGCGGCAACATTCATAGGAGCTGAAATTCTACTTTGGCAAGAAGGACTAACTTTTAAATGGAAAACTAGAAAAGATGCTTTCCGTTTTATCTTTATAGACGAAAAGGTCTTCTTCCATGCGACGGGTGCATTCTTCAGATACTTCCGTCCTGGATTTCATCCGGAACAAGAAGATAATCTTGAATTGAGCAGGATGATCTTCGAATCTCCAGAGCATAAATATTAA
- a CDS encoding LA_0991 family prenyltransferase-like protein → MRNVLENKLWFYAHVLSLDVCLGVLGSGALAAVVTGAKMKTVWWFLLPLSVWVIYTLDHLLDGKKVGEDSINPRHKFHYDHSKVLTILCTLAAIISAVLAFLLLREIVLLGGVLLAALATLHLGIARWGKIRFGKEFSVALIYTLGVWFGPLLVVGFRSWTVPLLLFLFFLGTVLNLVMNSLMEAELDAKEGQVYLLGVLSPKLAKEWVLRLSLLGFLAALVLAGGIRKWAPGTSVSASLVIALICAVPGGILRYADKFQDSQKYRILGEGVFILGLCPWFLNSF, encoded by the coding sequence ATGCGAAACGTTTTAGAAAACAAACTTTGGTTTTACGCTCACGTCCTTAGCTTGGATGTATGCCTTGGCGTTTTAGGTTCCGGTGCCTTGGCCGCAGTAGTGACAGGCGCCAAGATGAAAACAGTTTGGTGGTTTCTTCTTCCCCTAAGCGTTTGGGTCATCTACACCTTGGACCATTTATTGGATGGAAAGAAGGTAGGAGAAGATTCCATCAACCCACGTCACAAATTCCACTACGATCATTCCAAAGTTTTGACAATACTCTGCACACTTGCGGCAATCATTTCCGCAGTGCTTGCATTCTTATTATTAAGAGAGATCGTTTTACTCGGCGGAGTACTATTAGCGGCCTTAGCTACTCTTCATTTAGGAATTGCTAGATGGGGAAAGATACGTTTCGGAAAAGAATTCTCTGTTGCATTGATCTATACATTAGGAGTTTGGTTCGGCCCTCTATTGGTTGTAGGATTTCGTTCTTGGACAGTTCCCCTTCTTCTTTTCTTATTCTTTTTAGGCACCGTTCTAAATTTGGTCATGAACTCTCTCATGGAAGCAGAGTTAGACGCCAAAGAAGGCCAAGTTTATCTATTAGGAGTTCTTTCTCCTAAACTTGCTAAGGAGTGGGTATTACGATTGTCCTTGCTCGGATTTCTGGCTGCCTTAGTATTGGCCGGCGGAATACGGAAATGGGCGCCGGGCACCTCGGTTTCGGCCTCTTTGGTGATCGCTCTGATCTGTGCAGTTCCGGGAGGAATCCTGCGTTACGCGGATAAATTCCAAGATTCTCAAAAGTATAGGATCCTCGGAGAGGGAGTTTTTATCTTAGGACTATGTCCTTGGTTTTTAAATTCCTTCTAG
- a CDS encoding C40 family peptidase, whose translation MILNGIQKILVLWKEKVLPNSGALSFLIIPFFALVLVADQAKSLSDKEVHKYFYETWKLEINPKDNLELFKETQRWIGIPHRDNGKDRSGIDCSSLSAKLVQKAYSKTIAGSSESISKQVKRISESDLQEGDLVFFNIYGEKISHMGVYLKDRKFVHASVVKGVTINSLDENYYKTRFVSAGRL comes from the coding sequence ATGATCTTGAACGGAATCCAAAAAATTCTAGTTTTATGGAAAGAGAAAGTTCTCCCAAACTCGGGAGCGCTTTCTTTTTTGATCATACCTTTTTTCGCACTGGTGCTCGTTGCAGACCAAGCAAAGTCCTTATCCGATAAAGAAGTTCATAAGTATTTTTATGAAACTTGGAAATTAGAGATCAATCCCAAAGATAATTTGGAATTGTTTAAAGAAACCCAACGTTGGATCGGAATCCCTCATAGAGACAACGGAAAAGATAGGTCTGGGATAGATTGCTCCAGTCTCTCAGCAAAGTTGGTGCAAAAAGCATATTCCAAAACAATTGCAGGATCTTCTGAAAGTATTTCCAAACAGGTCAAAAGGATCTCTGAATCCGATCTGCAAGAGGGAGATTTAGTATTTTTTAATATATATGGCGAGAAGATCAGTCATATGGGAGTTTATCTCAAAGATAGGAAGTTTGTACATGCTTCCGTTGTGAAAGGTGTAACAATTAATTCTTTGGACGAAAACTACTATAAGACCAGGTTTGTGTCCGCTGGAAGATTATGA
- the ddpX gene encoding D-alanyl-D-alanine dipeptidase, giving the protein MRVRSIGPILILLSFFYCQKPPIPKLEESPPPLKIENGLVNVKDIDPSIEIDLRYSTSENFTGSVIYPFHTCLLRKETAEKLKAANSDFQTFGYRIKIWDGYRPPYAQKILWEKVPNPRYVGNPNTGGSVHNRGGAVDLTLIDSEGNELEMPSAYDEFTYKASPFRKDLTPTVSENLKILVGILTKHGFKQISSEWWHYNDGDAKVYPLIEVDPKLWEK; this is encoded by the coding sequence ATGAGAGTTCGCAGTATCGGTCCAATCTTAATTCTGCTTAGCTTCTTCTATTGCCAAAAACCTCCAATCCCGAAATTAGAAGAAAGCCCACCTCCTTTAAAGATCGAAAATGGATTAGTAAACGTAAAAGATATAGATCCAAGTATCGAGATTGATTTACGTTATTCTACTTCCGAAAATTTTACAGGCTCCGTTATCTATCCTTTTCATACCTGTTTACTCAGAAAAGAAACAGCAGAAAAATTAAAAGCTGCCAACTCCGACTTTCAAACTTTCGGATACAGGATTAAAATTTGGGACGGGTATCGGCCCCCTTATGCACAAAAGATTTTATGGGAGAAGGTCCCAAATCCAAGATATGTTGGAAATCCTAACACAGGAGGCTCGGTTCATAATCGAGGCGGGGCAGTAGATCTTACACTTATAGATTCGGAAGGAAATGAATTGGAAATGCCGAGTGCTTATGACGAATTCACATACAAAGCTTCTCCTTTTCGTAAAGACCTTACGCCAACCGTTTCTGAAAATTTGAAGATCTTGGTTGGAATTCTAACAAAGCACGGATTCAAACAGATCAGTTCTGAATGGTGGCATTATAATGATGGGGATGCAAAAGTTTATCCCTTAATAGAGGTGGATCCGAAACTTTGGGAGAAATGA